The following proteins are encoded in a genomic region of Lachnospiraceae bacterium KM106-2:
- a CDS encoding DNA replication protein DnaC — translation MNLTNSQYNSILREYDNKRLEDKHILDMRTKEIYAKIPAVKEIDNEIITNSIAHAKQAIFGDNDAVKELEASNLDLSMQKAELLIANGYPGDYLSPVYQCKDCKDSGFIGNEKCHCFKKAIAELVYSQSTIQSVVQLENFRAFRYDYYSKELPQDGTGPSPYENIVKVVKTCENFIRHFNTSYENLVIYGNAGVGKTFLCNCIAKELLDTSHSVIYLTSYQLFDILAKSKFNKNTDNTNMKDYDSYSDYLMECELLIIDDLGTEMNNSFVSSQLYNLINERHLKQLSTIISTNFTLDELYQTYSERIFSRLTGNYTFLNIFGDDIRYKKHFL, via the coding sequence ATGAACTTAACTAACTCTCAATATAATTCGATTTTAAGAGAATATGATAATAAGCGTTTAGAAGACAAGCACATTCTAGATATGAGAACAAAAGAGATTTACGCTAAAATACCTGCGGTCAAAGAGATTGATAATGAGATCATCACCAACTCAATCGCTCATGCTAAACAAGCAATCTTTGGAGATAATGATGCGGTCAAGGAACTTGAAGCTAGCAATCTGGATCTATCTATGCAGAAAGCAGAACTTCTTATAGCAAATGGATACCCTGGTGATTACCTATCTCCTGTGTATCAGTGTAAAGATTGTAAAGATAGTGGATTTATCGGTAATGAAAAATGCCACTGCTTTAAAAAGGCTATTGCAGAACTTGTGTATTCTCAGTCTACGATACAATCAGTTGTTCAGCTTGAAAACTTTAGAGCCTTTCGATATGACTATTACTCGAAAGAGCTCCCACAAGATGGTACTGGTCCAAGCCCTTATGAAAATATCGTAAAAGTAGTAAAGACGTGTGAGAATTTTATCCGTCATTTTAATACCTCTTATGAGAACCTTGTGATCTACGGAAATGCAGGTGTTGGCAAGACATTTCTCTGTAACTGTATTGCTAAAGAGTTGTTAGATACTTCTCACTCTGTAATCTATCTTACCTCTTACCAATTATTTGATATTTTAGCTAAAAGTAAATTTAACAAAAATACAGATAATACTAATATGAAAGATTACGATTCCTACTCGGATTATTTAATGGAGTGTGAATTATTGATCATCGATGATCTAGGGACCGAAATGAATAATAGTTTCGTATCATCACAGCTTTATAATTTAATAAACGAACGTCATTTAAAACAACTTTCTACCATTATTTCGACTAATTTCACATTGGACGAATTATACCAGACTTATAGCGAACGAATATTTTCAAGATTAACCGGGAATTATACATTTCTAAACATTTTCGGAGATGATATTCGTTACAAAAAGCATTTCTTATAA
- a CDS encoding ribose-phosphate pyrophosphokinase: MSQDEKIFETIPVGKLGIIALESSKSLGAKVNDYIVRWRKDRESEHSGNIVFSGYKKDSYLVDACCPRFGSGEAKGSIRESVRGTDLYILVDVCNYSLTYSLCGNTNHMSPDDHYQDLKRIIAAVGGKARRITVIMPFLYEGRQHKRSSRESLDCALALQELTDMGVESIITFDAHDPRVQNSIPLKSFETIMPTYQFIKALLKNVPDIKMDSKHMMVVSPDEGAMGRAVYFGNVMGVDVGMFYKRRDYTKIVDGRNPIVAHEFLGTDIEGKDVIIIDDMISSGESMLDVAAELKRRKAGRIFIAATFGLFTNGTEKFDQAYKDGLFYRILTTNLVYQSEDLLSKEYYINVDMSKYIALLIDTLNHDNSISDLLSPTERIQNVLSKYGQI; the protein is encoded by the coding sequence ATGTCACAAGATGAAAAAATTTTCGAAACAATTCCTGTCGGTAAATTAGGTATTATTGCTCTTGAAAGCAGCAAGTCACTTGGAGCAAAAGTAAATGATTACATTGTTCGTTGGAGAAAAGATCGCGAAAGCGAACACTCAGGAAACATAGTATTTTCCGGATACAAGAAAGACTCTTACTTAGTAGATGCATGTTGTCCTAGATTTGGTTCTGGGGAAGCTAAAGGTTCTATTCGTGAGTCTGTACGTGGTACTGATTTATATATCTTAGTAGATGTTTGTAACTATAGTTTAACTTATTCCTTATGCGGAAACACTAATCATATGTCTCCAGATGACCATTATCAAGATCTTAAGAGAATTATCGCCGCTGTTGGTGGTAAAGCTCGTAGAATTACAGTTATCATGCCTTTCCTATACGAAGGAAGACAACACAAACGTAGCTCTAGAGAATCTTTAGACTGTGCTCTTGCACTTCAGGAATTAACAGATATGGGTGTTGAAAGTATTATAACATTTGATGCTCATGATCCTCGTGTTCAGAACTCCATTCCGCTTAAGAGCTTTGAAACTATCATGCCAACTTACCAATTTATCAAAGCATTATTAAAGAATGTTCCTGATATTAAAATGGATTCAAAACACATGATGGTTGTCAGCCCTGATGAAGGTGCTATGGGAAGAGCCGTTTACTTTGGTAACGTAATGGGCGTAGATGTAGGTATGTTCTACAAACGTCGCGACTACACTAAGATCGTTGATGGAAGAAACCCTATCGTTGCTCATGAATTCTTAGGTACTGATATCGAAGGTAAAGATGTTATCATTATTGATGATATGATTTCCTCTGGTGAAAGTATGTTAGATGTTGCTGCTGAATTAAAACGTAGAAAAGCTGGCAGAATCTTTATTGCCGCTACATTTGGTTTATTCACAAATGGTACTGAGAAGTTCGATCAAGCATATAAAGATGGTTTATTCTATCGAATTTTAACTACAAATCTTGTATATCAATCAGAAGATCTCTTATCAAAAGAATACTATATTAATGTTGACATGAGCAAATATATCGCTTTATTGATCGATACATTAAATCATGATAATTCAATTAGTGATTTATTAAGTCCTACTGAAAGAATTCAAAATGTATTAAGTAAATATGGTCAAATCTAA